The following are encoded together in the Drosophila biarmipes strain raj3 chromosome 3L, RU_DBia_V1.1, whole genome shotgun sequence genome:
- the LOC108035627 gene encoding troponin C gives MSSVDEDLTPEQIAVLQKAFNSFDHQKTGSIPTEMVADILRLMGQPFDKKILEELIEEVDEDKSGRLEFGEFVQLAAKFIVEEDAEAMQKELREAFRLYDKQGNGFIPTTCLKEILKELDDQLTEQELDIMIEEIDSDGSGTVDFDEFMEMMTGE, from the exons atgagcAGCGTC GATGAAGATCTTACCCCCGAGCAGATTGCCGTGCTCCAGAAGGCCTTCAACAGCTTCGATCACCAGAAGACTGGCTCCATCCCCACCGAGATGGTGGCCGATATCCTGCGTCTCATGG GTCAGCCCTTCGACAAGAAGATCCTGGAGGAGCTGATCGAGGAGGTCGATGAGGACA AGTCCGGCCGCCTGGAGTTCGGCGAGTTCGTGCAGCTGGCTGCCAAGTTCATCGTGGAGGAGGACGCGGAGGCCATGCAGAAGGAGCTGCGCGAGGCGTTCCGTCTGTACGACAAGCAGGGCAACGGCTTCATTCCCACCACCTGCCTGAAGGAGATCCTCAAGGAGCTGGACGACCAGCTGACCGAGCAGGAGCTGGACATCATGATCGAGGAGATCGACTCCGACGGTTCCGGCACAGTGGATTTCGATG AATTCATGGAGATGATGACCGGCGAGTAA